The following proteins are co-located in the Sulfurovum sp. TSL6 genome:
- a CDS encoding class I SAM-dependent methyltransferase has translation MDCHICHNICETFVDKKTNIAYYHCTNCEYIFKSPECHQDLNTQKERYNLHENDENDTGYQAYFQRFLDFILPLVNTPKTALDFGCGRSSLLASMLKKEGIACDYYDPIYHPDTLVENKKYELIVSTEVFEHLHQPKEVFESLLGRLEEGGYLALQTQFHPNDVEAFKKWYYHQDPTHIVFFTAQTFRVLCKKYGVEFIADNGKNMVLMRKPLHLQSLQV, from the coding sequence ATGGACTGTCATATTTGTCATAATATATGTGAAACTTTTGTAGACAAGAAAACAAATATCGCTTACTATCATTGTACTAACTGTGAATATATTTTTAAATCACCTGAATGTCATCAGGACCTTAACACACAAAAAGAACGATATAATCTGCATGAAAATGATGAAAATGATACAGGATACCAGGCGTATTTCCAACGATTCCTTGATTTCATACTCCCTTTAGTGAACACACCGAAAACAGCACTTGATTTTGGTTGCGGCAGAAGTTCTTTACTTGCTTCAATGCTTAAAAAAGAAGGTATAGCGTGTGACTACTATGATCCTATCTATCATCCTGACACATTAGTAGAAAATAAAAAATATGAGCTGATCGTCTCTACAGAAGTGTTTGAACACCTGCATCAGCCTAAAGAAGTATTTGAGAGTCTCTTGGGACGGTTGGAAGAGGGCGGTTACCTGGCACTGCAGACACAGTTTCACCCCAATGATGTAGAGGCTTTCAAAAAGTGGTATTACCACCAGGACCCTACACATATCGTTTTCTTTACTGCGCAGACTTTTAGAGTACTTTGTAAAAAGTATGGTGTTGAATTTATCGCTGATAATGGGAAAAACATGGTGCTTATGAGAAAACCTTTACACTTACAGTCATTGCAAGTGTAA
- a CDS encoding YdiU family protein has translation MKLNELQLTNPYLKLPSECYDRVAPTPLVDPFLIHANTDVAKVLDIDEEELQTEAFVKFLNGEYTLEESEPFAMCYAGHQFGYFVPRLGDGRAINIGTIDKYNLQLKGAGMTEYSRNGDGRAVLRSSIREYLMSEAMQCLSIPTTLCLGLIGSEHDVRREKMEKGAIVCRVSSSWVRFGTFEYYAHQGMFKELEALADYVIEENFPHHSGKENRYTLLFNDVMIITARLMAQWMSVGFNHGVMNTDNMSIAGLTIDYGPYAFLDDFRHENICNHTDVDGRYSFANQPEIAKWNLRSLMMALSPLSSTEKMEKNLAMYDKIYIRYFHYYMCKKLGLEGTVEGDPELIDDMLDMLEQLHVDYTLFLRTLSHYEGDRKALLSTGLYHEPMNVWLDRYDERIKNIDTTVRKEQMLSANPKYVLKNYMLQEAIDAAEKGDFSVVYDLFKIAQNPFDEHPEFERWAGATPQEFKNKKLSCSS, from the coding sequence ATGAAATTAAACGAATTACAATTAACCAACCCCTATTTAAAACTACCTTCTGAGTGTTATGATAGAGTGGCACCAACACCTCTTGTAGACCCCTTCCTTATACATGCCAACACAGATGTGGCCAAGGTACTCGATATTGACGAGGAGGAACTTCAAACCGAGGCATTTGTGAAGTTTCTTAATGGTGAGTATACATTAGAAGAGTCAGAACCTTTTGCCATGTGTTATGCGGGGCATCAGTTTGGGTATTTCGTACCAAGATTAGGAGATGGTCGAGCGATCAATATCGGTACGATCGACAAGTATAATCTACAGTTAAAAGGTGCGGGGATGACTGAGTATTCGCGTAATGGTGATGGACGTGCAGTACTGCGTTCAAGTATCAGGGAATATCTTATGAGTGAAGCGATGCAATGTCTGAGTATACCCACAACACTCTGTTTAGGACTGATAGGTTCAGAACATGATGTAAGACGTGAAAAGATGGAAAAAGGGGCTATCGTCTGCCGTGTGAGTTCTTCATGGGTTCGCTTTGGTACGTTTGAATATTATGCCCATCAGGGGATGTTCAAAGAGCTTGAGGCTTTGGCTGATTATGTCATAGAGGAGAATTTTCCGCATCATAGCGGTAAAGAGAATCGTTATACCCTGCTCTTTAATGATGTGATGATCATTACAGCCAGACTGATGGCACAATGGATGTCTGTTGGTTTTAACCATGGCGTAATGAACACAGACAATATGTCTATAGCCGGGCTGACCATAGACTATGGACCGTATGCCTTTTTGGATGATTTCCGCCATGAAAATATATGTAACCATACAGATGTAGACGGACGCTACAGTTTTGCAAACCAACCCGAAATCGCCAAATGGAATCTTCGATCGCTGATGATGGCCCTTAGTCCTTTAAGTAGTACGGAGAAAATGGAAAAGAACCTGGCGATGTACGACAAGATCTATATACGGTACTTTCACTACTATATGTGCAAAAAACTCGGATTGGAAGGTACAGTAGAAGGTGATCCTGAACTCATAGATGATATGTTGGACATGCTGGAGCAGCTCCATGTGGATTATACGCTCTTTCTTAGAACACTGAGTCACTATGAAGGAGACAGAAAGGCACTCTTGTCTACAGGGCTATACCATGAACCGATGAATGTATGGCTGGACAGGTACGATGAACGTATCAAAAACATAGATACAACCGTGAGAAAAGAGCAGATGCTCTCTGCCAATCCAAAGTATGTACTCAAAAACTATATGCTTCAAGAGGCGATAGATGCTGCTGAAAAAGGTGACTTTTCTGTGGTTTATGACCTGTTTAAAATAGCCCAAAATCCATTTGATGAACATCCCGAGTTTGAAAGATGGGCAGGTGCTACACCACAGGAATTTAAAAATAAAAAGCTCAGCTGTTCATCTTAA
- a CDS encoding bacteriohemerythrin produces MALLYAEQVEYLDVEEMQATHEEEIKILNEVEKLATGYIINKSNLSQLEAKLDEYIAHVKEHFTNEERLMRKYDFPSYEMHKTAHDMFLNDINYAIKQWKNSGDVKKVINFIFKSPEWIVLHINTVDAPTAAYIAKKMALEEE; encoded by the coding sequence ATGGCATTACTTTACGCAGAACAAGTTGAATATCTAGATGTTGAGGAGATGCAAGCGACACATGAAGAAGAAATAAAAATTTTAAATGAAGTGGAAAAACTTGCTACAGGGTATATAATCAATAAATCAAACCTGAGTCAGTTAGAAGCAAAACTGGATGAATACATAGCACATGTCAAAGAGCACTTTACTAATGAAGAGCGTCTGATGAGAAAGTATGATTTTCCCTCTTATGAAATGCATAAAACGGCACACGATATGTTTTTAAACGATATCAATTATGCGATCAAACAATGGAAAAACTCTGGTGATGTAAAAAAAGTTATCAATTTTATCTTTAAGTCACCAGAGTGGATAGTTTTGCATATCAATACTGTGGATGCCCCCACAGCAGCATATATAGCAAAGAAAATGGCGCTTGAAGAAGAGTAG
- a CDS encoding group III truncated hemoglobin: protein MQTELANTINDENIEKLVRTFYPMVLKDTLVGPFFVEKLGDDINSEVWEEHLVLISQFWAFVALGDERYNGHPMAPHFEIEGISRKAFEQWLKLFYEAIDKVYILRSGEFFKLKSTDIASNFMRNLGI from the coding sequence ATGCAAACAGAATTAGCAAATACAATAAATGATGAGAATATAGAGAAACTAGTAAGAACATTTTACCCTATGGTACTCAAAGATACGTTGGTAGGACCATTTTTTGTGGAAAAGTTAGGTGATGATATCAACTCTGAGGTATGGGAAGAACATCTTGTACTCATTAGTCAGTTTTGGGCTTTTGTGGCTTTGGGGGATGAGCGGTATAACGGACACCCTATGGCACCACACTTCGAGATAGAAGGCATAAGTAGAAAGGCTTTTGAACAGTGGCTTAAGTTGTTTTATGAGGCCATAGATAAAGTGTATATTCTACGGTCAGGTGAATTTTTCAAACTAAAAAGTACAGACATCGCTTCAAACTTTATGCGTAATTTGGGAATTTAA
- a CDS encoding DUF2130 domain-containing protein produces MSTPNTIKCPNCGTQIDIDEIFYHQIEEKFKQQHLQDQKKLQNEIEAKRKEYKAHLDALKVKEDALKEEKEKFDEELRKATKEQLRVERIKLQEELKKELVEEQSASMAMLQKELEEKSKELQKYNEAKVEIEKLKREKDEMASRAKAEAEIALSQKLVEEKEKIQKTLEEANALKLKEKDEQMEQLKRSLDDAKRKAEQGSMQIQGEALELAIESWLSSQFPFDTVDEVKKGAFGADCVQTIHTRELQNCGVICYESKNTKAWSDSWVTKLKQDMLKVNADLGVLVTSVYPNGMDRMGFVEGIWVCSLDEFKGSVSLLRESLIRVHLTVQKEENKSDKMTLLYNYLTGNEFSMQLKSIVDGFMSMQQELDKERRSLMASWKRRQKLIDGVLQNTTEMYGSLQGIAGVGALGNIDALELPESFEDET; encoded by the coding sequence ATGTCCACTCCAAATACCATCAAATGTCCAAACTGCGGAACTCAAATAGATATAGATGAGATATTTTATCATCAGATAGAAGAGAAGTTTAAACAACAACACCTTCAAGACCAAAAGAAACTCCAAAATGAAATAGAAGCCAAGCGAAAAGAGTACAAAGCGCACCTTGATGCACTTAAAGTAAAAGAAGATGCACTTAAAGAAGAGAAAGAAAAGTTTGATGAAGAACTGCGAAAGGCAACCAAAGAACAGTTACGCGTAGAACGTATCAAGCTTCAAGAGGAGCTTAAAAAAGAGCTTGTTGAAGAACAGAGTGCCTCTATGGCTATGCTTCAAAAAGAGCTTGAAGAGAAATCTAAAGAGTTGCAAAAGTACAATGAAGCTAAAGTAGAGATAGAGAAGCTTAAAAGAGAAAAAGATGAAATGGCTTCTCGTGCTAAAGCTGAAGCAGAGATAGCACTTAGTCAAAAGTTAGTTGAAGAGAAAGAGAAGATACAAAAAACATTAGAAGAAGCCAATGCCCTTAAACTCAAAGAGAAAGATGAGCAGATGGAACAGCTCAAACGCAGTCTTGATGATGCTAAGCGTAAAGCAGAACAGGGGTCGATGCAGATACAGGGTGAGGCATTAGAACTTGCCATCGAGTCATGGTTGAGTTCGCAGTTTCCTTTTGATACTGTAGATGAGGTTAAAAAAGGTGCTTTTGGTGCAGACTGTGTGCAGACTATTCACACACGAGAGCTTCAAAACTGTGGTGTCATCTGTTATGAGAGCAAGAACACAAAAGCATGGTCTGATAGCTGGGTAACCAAGCTAAAACAGGACATGCTCAAAGTCAATGCAGACTTGGGTGTCCTTGTGACATCTGTTTATCCTAACGGTATGGACAGAATGGGCTTTGTAGAGGGTATATGGGTGTGCAGTCTTGATGAATTTAAGGGTTCTGTTTCACTGCTACGTGAAAGCCTTATACGTGTACATTTGACAGTACAAAAAGAAGAGAACAAAAGTGACAAGATGACACTCTTATACAACTACCTTACGGGTAATGAGTTTAGCATGCAACTTAAGTCCATAGTGGACGGATTTATGTCTATGCAACAAGAGCTGGACAAAGAACGCCGCTCCCTCATGGCAAGCTGGAAGCGCCGTCAGAAACTGATAGATGGGGTACTTCAAAACACTACAGAGATGTATGGTTCATTACAGGGTATAGCTGGGGTTGGAGCATTGGGGAATATTGATGCGTTGGAGTTACCTGAGAGTTTTGAAGATGAGACTTAA
- a CDS encoding TRAP transporter substrate-binding protein, whose product MKRRDFISGTAIGATALALSGCHRAEEKKAGASANINRGKKVTLKLATSWPAHFPIMGTGVDSFAKRCSELSGGTLEIKVYAKNILVPALQVFDSTSAAQIDAFHSGVYYWKGKNPAFSIFGGMPLGLTSEEMITWMKFGGGYELWREMYGKFNLYPLIGGTTGPQMGGWFKKEINSLADLKGLKMRIPGLGGEVMKKLGVNPVLLPAGEIYTSLERGTIDATEWVGPALDSMMGFAKAAPYYYTGWHEPGSILEITFNKARWEKLSTEHQAIITAASEEMSANMLQEFRYKNAKALQGLPKNVEIRTFPKDMMDAAKVALEEVLDAESAKSEDFKRVLKSYQDFVKLNKPWDDISTKNFLNIRG is encoded by the coding sequence ATGAAAAGAAGAGACTTTATATCCGGAACAGCCATTGGAGCCACTGCTTTAGCACTAAGCGGATGTCATAGAGCTGAAGAAAAAAAAGCAGGGGCTTCTGCGAATATAAACCGGGGTAAAAAAGTAACTCTCAAACTTGCTACTTCATGGCCTGCACACTTTCCCATTATGGGTACAGGGGTAGACAGTTTTGCCAAACGCTGTTCTGAACTCAGTGGCGGGACGCTTGAGATCAAAGTCTATGCCAAAAATATTCTTGTCCCTGCCCTTCAGGTTTTTGACTCTACTTCTGCAGCACAAATAGATGCATTTCACTCCGGTGTCTACTACTGGAAAGGCAAGAACCCTGCATTCTCCATCTTTGGAGGCATGCCACTGGGTCTCACCAGCGAAGAGATGATCACATGGATGAAATTTGGCGGTGGGTATGAACTTTGGCGTGAGATGTACGGTAAATTCAACCTTTATCCTCTTATAGGAGGAACTACCGGACCGCAGATGGGTGGCTGGTTCAAAAAAGAGATCAACTCACTTGCTGATCTTAAAGGGCTCAAGATGCGTATCCCCGGGTTAGGTGGAGAAGTGATGAAAAAACTGGGAGTGAACCCTGTACTTTTGCCTGCCGGAGAGATCTATACTTCACTTGAACGCGGTACCATAGATGCTACAGAATGGGTAGGACCCGCGCTTGACAGTATGATGGGTTTTGCAAAAGCGGCACCCTACTACTATACGGGTTGGCATGAGCCTGGTTCTATACTGGAGATCACTTTTAACAAAGCCCGATGGGAGAAGCTCAGTACCGAACATCAAGCCATCATCACTGCAGCCAGTGAAGAGATGTCCGCTAATATGCTTCAGGAATTCAGATACAAAAATGCAAAAGCACTGCAAGGACTTCCAAAAAATGTAGAGATAAGAACATTTCCCAAAGATATGATGGATGCAGCCAAAGTAGCACTGGAAGAAGTACTGGATGCGGAAAGTGCTAAAAGTGAAGATTTTAAACGTGTATTAAAAAGTTACCAGGATTTTGTCAAACTCAATAAACCCTGGGATGATATCAGTACCAAGAACTTTTTAAATATCAGAGGGTAA
- a CDS encoding DUF234 domain-containing protein: MAKNPTLLQHFRSFCYQNNATDFEQAVEYFAVFGGMGWQIDFSKPIDDLIEEKVLRNYRYIHGDIAHTTKSKPLYHALLSAIASGDRREHSAFKKANVKREEGEEAIDWLVKSDLLIFDRSVEKPLKEEEGNSDKLLFVQPFMRFWFACISPYYKGIKAGDYSEMKAHWSHMKAGFSTLIYDQLVFEMLKKSFKDAFEGDPIVSIGGYWDKNVEIDILIKRKSGEMIAGVTKYSKSKANKSELTKLKEKCAQAQLDVDTFVIFSKNKFSSELKKEKGEKLQLFSLRNLTGLIADLSEKDLIEYTNKKY, translated from the coding sequence ATGGCGAAAAATCCGACACTACTACAACACTTCCGTTCTTTTTGTTACCAAAACAATGCTACTGACTTTGAACAGGCAGTAGAGTATTTTGCTGTATTTGGCGGTATGGGGTGGCAGATTGACTTTTCTAAACCCATCGACGATCTCATAGAAGAAAAAGTGCTTCGCAACTACAGATACATTCATGGGGACATTGCACATACGACAAAGAGCAAACCTCTCTACCATGCACTTCTTTCTGCCATTGCATCAGGTGACAGACGGGAACATTCTGCATTTAAAAAGGCGAATGTAAAAAGAGAAGAGGGAGAAGAGGCTATAGATTGGCTTGTCAAAAGCGATCTTTTGATTTTTGATAGATCTGTAGAAAAACCGTTGAAAGAAGAAGAGGGAAACTCTGATAAACTCCTGTTTGTACAACCGTTTATGCGTTTTTGGTTTGCCTGTATCTCTCCTTACTATAAAGGCATCAAAGCGGGTGACTACTCAGAGATGAAAGCACACTGGTCTCACATGAAAGCAGGGTTCTCTACGCTTATCTATGATCAATTGGTTTTTGAAATGCTCAAAAAGAGTTTTAAAGATGCTTTTGAAGGCGACCCTATCGTTAGTATCGGTGGGTATTGGGACAAGAATGTTGAGATCGACATATTGATCAAAAGAAAGTCTGGTGAAATGATCGCAGGTGTCACAAAGTACTCCAAGTCAAAAGCCAATAAAAGTGAACTTACAAAGCTCAAAGAAAAATGTGCACAAGCGCAATTGGATGTCGATACTTTTGTCATCTTCTCTAAAAACAAGTTCTCGTCTGAACTGAAAAAGGAAAAAGGTGAGAAGTTACAACTTTTTTCATTGAGGAACCTCACGGGTCTGATAGCGGACCTGAGTGAGAAAGATCTCATAGAATATACCAATAAGAAGTATTAG
- a CDS encoding glycerophosphodiester phosphodiesterase family protein, translating to MKRIAHRGLSKEYPENTLLSFQKALEAGADGVETDLRLSLDEEVILFHDANLKRITGYDNIPEALSLAQLKKLDAGEGEAIPSLDELLQLTQGKATLILEIKYNPSTCKRLCEITIKLIENKLDWVEVSCFEDKALKYMHKLNPHVKLHKLIDKASTLKDKDFEMLYAYVSYFDVDVKLRNIVLDQGILQRHQVIFWTVENEDLSKEKEAGL from the coding sequence ATGAAGCGAATTGCCCATCGAGGTTTAAGTAAGGAGTATCCTGAAAATACACTTCTTTCTTTTCAAAAAGCGCTTGAGGCGGGTGCAGATGGTGTAGAGACTGATCTTAGATTGAGTCTTGATGAAGAAGTCATACTCTTTCATGATGCTAATCTTAAGCGTATAACAGGTTATGATAACATACCTGAAGCCCTTTCACTTGCCCAATTAAAAAAACTCGATGCAGGAGAAGGAGAGGCTATTCCCTCTTTGGATGAACTCCTTCAACTCACACAGGGCAAAGCAACACTTATCTTGGAGATCAAATACAACCCCTCCACCTGTAAAAGGCTCTGTGAAATCACCATCAAACTGATAGAAAATAAACTGGATTGGGTAGAAGTCTCTTGTTTCGAAGATAAGGCTTTAAAGTATATGCATAAGCTTAACCCTCATGTCAAGCTGCATAAACTGATAGATAAGGCTTCTACGTTGAAAGATAAAGATTTTGAAATGCTGTATGCGTATGTCAGTTATTTTGATGTTGATGTAAAACTGCGTAACATAGTGTTAGATCAGGGGATCCTTCAAAGACACCAAGTCATTTTTTGGACGGTAGAAAATGAAGACCTCAGTAAAGAAAAAGAAGCTGGGCTCTAA
- a CDS encoding thioredoxin domain-containing protein — MNIKVVCPHCLKVSSVKKKETYTTEHCKECGGSLLESKPLNANLAILDYFIHTSDLPIIVDFWAPWCGPCLTMAPHFEAAAMAMPLQAQFLKINNDNAQTQNPTIIIVNIPAVLVFKDGKEIDRFTGARSSKQIIKWVEKYF; from the coding sequence ATGAACATAAAAGTTGTTTGTCCCCATTGTCTTAAAGTAAGCAGTGTAAAAAAGAAGGAGACATACACTACTGAACATTGTAAAGAGTGCGGAGGCTCACTTTTAGAAAGTAAGCCACTGAATGCAAATTTAGCTATATTGGACTACTTCATTCATACTTCTGATCTACCTATTATAGTTGACTTCTGGGCACCTTGGTGTGGTCCATGCCTGACGATGGCACCTCATTTTGAAGCCGCAGCTATGGCTATGCCATTACAAGCACAGTTTTTAAAAATAAACAACGATAATGCTCAAACACAAAACCCAACTATCATTATAGTAAATATCCCTGCGGTACTTGTGTTTAAAGATGGAAAAGAGATAGATAGATTTACCGGTGCACGCAGTAGTAAGCAGATCATAAAATGGGTTGAAAAGTATTTTTAA
- a CDS encoding zinc-dependent peptidase codes for MASYYLLLIQFLFALIALFLFWQSVGYFRRMWRYKRLKAMPFPRSYVTILQKIHQYQTLAPKQKEKLHFMILLFIDQKEFVGVKMNINDEIKVIIAFYACLMRLGFELGEKDHVSTIIVYPEHFIVDDSHTIDGIHHTRTSVLEGQSANGTVVISWQDIAQNIAKQGKENVIIHEFAHELDFEDGLADGTPLLETSNYQKWSEVFSKAFTILRNLQKMQKHSEGLTLLGDYALTNEAEFFAVCSERFFQTPKAFKNNFPDLYAELKRFYRLDAEKLYSSHPDQNE; via the coding sequence ATGGCGAGCTATTATCTTCTACTCATACAATTTCTTTTTGCGCTTATCGCGCTCTTTTTGTTTTGGCAAAGTGTAGGTTACTTCCGTCGTATGTGGAGATACAAGAGACTCAAAGCTATGCCCTTTCCAAGATCCTATGTGACCATACTGCAAAAGATACACCAGTACCAGACACTCGCACCCAAACAGAAAGAAAAACTCCACTTTATGATACTTCTTTTCATAGATCAAAAAGAGTTCGTAGGTGTAAAAATGAACATCAATGATGAAATAAAAGTTATCATAGCATTTTATGCCTGTCTGATGCGACTTGGATTTGAACTGGGTGAGAAAGACCATGTCAGTACCATCATAGTCTACCCCGAGCACTTCATCGTAGATGACTCACATACGATTGATGGCATACACCACACCCGCACATCAGTCCTCGAAGGGCAGTCAGCCAATGGCACTGTAGTCATCTCATGGCAGGATATAGCACAAAACATAGCTAAGCAGGGGAAAGAGAATGTCATCATCCATGAGTTTGCCCATGAGTTGGATTTTGAAGATGGCCTTGCAGACGGTACACCTCTTTTGGAAACTTCAAACTATCAAAAATGGTCTGAAGTTTTCTCTAAAGCTTTTACTATATTAAGAAACCTTCAAAAGATGCAAAAACATTCAGAAGGGCTCACACTTTTAGGTGACTATGCGCTCACGAATGAAGCTGAGTTTTTTGCAGTCTGCAGCGAACGCTTTTTTCAGACACCTAAAGCGTTCAAAAATAATTTTCCTGATCTTTATGCAGAACTTAAACGTTTTTATAGACTTGATGCAGAAAAGTTATACTCATCACATCCCGATCAAAATGAATGA
- a CDS encoding DUF234 domain-containing protein, whose product MSKRPTFLQHFRSFAYQNNIRDFDKALGYFAVFGGTGWDVNVSKSVEALIEEKVLRNYEALHKSMTRYTHNNPVYHNLLSLVALGVNHEHDAFKKAKVGRDRGEEAMDYLEKKSLLKFDLSVEEPLKESDGKSDRVLFELPFMRFWFAVISPHYKSISNGDFSEFTQKWNQLKANFSILLSNQLVLELVKQSFAEKFADDPIVSIGSYYDKHVQIEILAKRKSGKMLAGECKYSKEAAKMNMLNSLKEKCEKAELDITEYVLFSKNGFSSEVEQMKEADLTLLTHTHLASLLDHLSKDDLLAYTNKKY is encoded by the coding sequence ATGTCAAAACGTCCAACATTTTTACAACATTTTCGCTCTTTTGCTTACCAGAATAATATCAGGGATTTTGATAAGGCTTTAGGGTACTTTGCAGTATTTGGTGGTACGGGGTGGGATGTTAATGTATCTAAGAGTGTAGAGGCACTCATAGAAGAAAAAGTACTGCGTAACTACGAAGCCCTTCATAAAAGCATGACAAGATATACACATAATAACCCTGTGTACCATAACTTGTTGTCTCTCGTAGCCTTAGGTGTGAATCATGAGCATGATGCTTTTAAAAAAGCTAAAGTGGGTAGAGACAGGGGTGAAGAAGCTATGGACTACCTGGAAAAGAAAAGTCTGTTAAAATTTGATCTCTCAGTAGAAGAACCTTTAAAAGAAAGTGATGGGAAATCGGACAGAGTGTTGTTTGAATTGCCTTTTATGCGTTTTTGGTTTGCTGTGATCTCTCCCCATTATAAGAGCATTTCGAATGGTGACTTTAGTGAATTTACCCAAAAATGGAATCAGCTCAAAGCGAACTTTTCTATCTTGCTGAGTAATCAATTGGTGCTAGAACTTGTAAAACAAAGCTTTGCTGAAAAGTTTGCAGATGATCCCATCGTTTCCATAGGTTCATACTATGATAAACATGTGCAGATAGAGATACTTGCCAAAAGAAAATCCGGAAAGATGTTGGCAGGTGAGTGCAAATACTCTAAAGAGGCAGCAAAAATGAACATGCTGAACTCCCTTAAAGAGAAGTGTGAAAAGGCAGAACTAGATATAACGGAGTATGTACTCTTTTCTAAAAATGGATTTTCTTCTGAAGTTGAGCAGATGAAAGAAGCAGACTTGACACTTTTAACACACACTCATCTGGCTTCGTTACTAGATCACTTGAGTAAAGATGACTTGTTAGCCTATACCAATAAAAAGTACTAA
- a CDS encoding glycerol-3-phosphate dehydrogenase/oxidase: protein MHKKYDMVILGAGINGVAIAKALASSGKKVLVVEKTHIAAGASSKSSRLIHGGLRYLENFEFSLVKEALHDQKYLLDTYPDLVKLQPFYLPIYKNSKRPSWMIRLGLWLYSFFAQHGQRSEEVGKENFLKEFTALKAQNLKTVFRYFDGKTDDDALTHRVAQEAQDLGVDILEYTEVTSLQFEDTTIALHINNTLIHTPVLINATGAWVDEVNAKFNLPSSYTIEKLSGIHLVIRKVLVPHPLILETSTKRIFFMIPEAESTLIGTTERSENCKVDEIIIHDDDIEYLLRESNAYLKTALNRNDIKEVFIGTRPIIKSQKDPSDMSRESKIDLHHLGESKVLHIYGGKLTTFPSLAKHVVKLLRL, encoded by the coding sequence ATGCATAAAAAATATGATATGGTTATTCTTGGTGCCGGTATTAATGGGGTAGCTATTGCAAAGGCACTGGCTTCTTCAGGGAAAAAAGTTCTCGTAGTGGAAAAAACACATATTGCTGCAGGGGCATCATCCAAATCCTCACGGCTCATACACGGCGGCCTGAGATATTTGGAAAACTTTGAGTTTTCCCTGGTCAAAGAAGCCTTGCATGATCAGAAATATCTTTTAGATACCTATCCCGACCTGGTCAAGCTACAGCCTTTTTATCTGCCCATCTATAAAAATTCTAAACGCCCTTCCTGGATGATACGACTGGGCTTATGGCTTTACAGCTTTTTCGCACAACATGGGCAGAGGTCAGAGGAAGTAGGGAAAGAAAACTTTTTAAAAGAGTTCACCGCACTTAAAGCACAGAACCTAAAAACTGTATTCCGATACTTTGACGGGAAAACAGATGATGATGCACTGACACACAGAGTAGCACAAGAAGCACAAGACCTGGGTGTAGACATCCTTGAATATACAGAGGTCACTTCCCTCCAATTTGAAGATACAACCATAGCGTTACACATCAATAACACCCTCATTCATACCCCAGTACTCATCAATGCAACCGGAGCATGGGTAGACGAAGTAAATGCAAAGTTTAACCTGCCCTCTTCTTACACCATAGAAAAACTCAGTGGTATACATCTTGTGATCCGAAAGGTACTGGTGCCTCATCCACTTATTTTAGAGACTTCTACCAAACGTATCTTTTTTATGATTCCTGAGGCAGAGTCAACACTCATAGGTACAACCGAACGAAGTGAAAACTGTAAAGTCGATGAGATCATCATCCATGATGATGACATAGAGTATCTGCTTAGAGAAAGCAATGCCTACTTGAAAACAGCGTTAAATCGTAATGATATTAAAGAGGTTTTCATAGGAACACGTCCCATCATAAAAAGTCAAAAAGACCCTTCTGATATGTCACGAGAATCCAAGATCGATCTGCATCATTTAGGGGAAAGTAAAGTACTTCATATCTATGGAGGAAAGTTAACCACTTTTCCTTCTTTGGCAAAACATGTAGTTAAGCTTCTACGGCTTTGA